TCCTCGAAAAAACATCAAGACAAAAATATTCAACCAAAGAGAGATGATTTGAGAAGACCTGGCACTGGTGATAAGGATGAAGATGATGACGATAAAGAAACCAAATACCGATTAGATCCTAAGTAATAGCTTAGTCTCTACTTGTATAGTTTCTTCTTCTCCTTTTCTTGGTTTATGCATATTACTAATTGCTTTTCATTTTTCCTTTTAGGTATGCAAATGTCAAGACACCTGAACGTCATGTTAGGACTAGACTCTACTTCACTTCTGTAAGTTTCCTTCTTCTTTCTCCATTATATTCTTGTATATATATGGTCTTCAAGTGTGTGTGAGTGAGAGTGAAACTGCTTTGATATCGGAACAGGAATCGCATATTCATTCGCTGATGAACGTACTTAGATACTGTAACCTCGACGAATCACTTCAAGGAGAAGAAAGTCTCATCTCCCAAAACGCATTGGAACGTCTTTTCAAAACAAAAGAACTTGATTACATGAGCTACATTGTCCTAAGGCTCTTTGAAAACACCGAGGTCTACACAACCTAGGCCTCTCTTACATCATACATAGGCTTTAACATATATCTAATAAATATTATTGTCTGGTTGCAGGTATCACTCGAAGACCCCAAGAGATTCCGCATTGAACTTACATTCAGCCGTGGAGCTGATTTGTCCCCCTTAGAGGAGGTAAATAAGAAGAAGAGGCACTATTGTTTTTTTTGTTATTAACGTTCGAAAAATATACTAATTTTATTGGTGTGGAAAAAAAATAAACAGAAGAATGACGACGAGGCAGAGTCATTGATGAGGGAACACACGCTTCCGATAATGGGACCAGAGAGGCTGCAAGAGGTTGGTTCTTGTTTAACACTGGAGACTATGGAGAAAATGGTTCATCCTTTTGCTATGCCACCTGAAGATTTCCCTCCTGCTTCGGCTCCGGTTGGTTTCTCCGGTTACTTCTCCAAAAGCGCTGCAGTGCTCGAGCGTCTAGTTAAACTCTTCCACAGCTACAAAAACTCTTCTTCTAATGGAAAAGGCTGAAAGGGGAGCATGCATACTTACCAACTTTTTTGTTTACTTTTTTTCTTCTGAAAACTGCTCATGATTCTGTCTCAGTACGTGCAGTTCAAATCATTGTTCCTTTTTTTTAACATGTTTCAGTTAGCACTTAGCATGATTGAAAAATGTATCATCTCTGTTTTTTTGTATATTTAATAAATAGTATATATTACAATCATAAATCTCCATTCAAGTTATTAAGAAAATATAAATTAATTAGGGGTTTTTGCCAAAACTAACCCACAACTTGATTTTAATCCCAAACCTATACCCAAACTTGAATCAAATGCAAAACTAACCTAAAAGCCTAGTGAAATTACAGCTCAACCCCTTGTGACCAAACAAAAAAANNNNNNNNNNNNNNNNNNNNNNNNNNNNNNNNNNNNNNNNNNNNNNNNNNNNNNNNNNNNNNNNNNNNNNNNNNNNNNNNNNNNNNNNNNNNNNNNNNNNNNNNNNNNNNNNNNNNNNNNNNNNNNNNNNNNNNNNNNNNNNNNNNNNNNNNNNNNNNNNNNNNNNNNNNNNNNNNNNNNNNNNNNNNNNNNNNNNNNNNNNNNNNNNNNNNNNNNNNNNNNNNNNNNNNNNNNNNNNNNNNNNNNNNNNNNNNNNNNNNNNNNNNNNNNNNNNNNNNNNNNNNNNNNNNNNNNNNNNNNNNNNNNNNNNNNNNNNNNNNNNNNNNNNNNNNNNNNNNNNNNNNNNNNNNNNNNNNNNNNNNNNNNNNNNNNNNNNNNNNNNNNNNNNNNNNNNNNNNNNNNNNNNNNNNNNNNNNNNNNNNNNNNNNNNNNNNNNNNNNNNNNNNNNNNNNNNNNNNNNNNNNNNNNNNNNNNNNNNNNNNNNNNNNNNNNNNNNNNNNNNNNNNNNNNNNNNNNNNNNNNNNNNNNNNNNNNNNNNNNNNNNNNNNNNNNNNNNNNNNNNNNNNNNNNNNNNNNNNNNNNNNNNNNNNNNNNNNNNNNNNNNNNNNNNNNNNNNNNNNNNNNNNNNNNNNNNNNNNNNNNNNNNNNNNNNNNNNNNNNNNNNNNNNNNNNNNNNNNNNNNNNNNNNNNNNNNNNNNNNNNNNNNNNNNNNNNNNNNNNNNNNNNNNNNNNNNNNNNNNNNNNNNNNNNNNNNNNNNNNNNNNNNNNNNNNNNNNNNNNNNNNNNNNNNNNNNNNNNNNNNNNNNNNNNNNNNNNNNNNNNNNNNNNNNNNNNNNNNNNNNNNNNNNNNNNNNNNNNNNNNNNNNNNNNNNNNNNNNNNNNNNNNNNNNNNNNNNNNNNNNNNNNNNNNNNNNNNNNNNNNNNNNNNNNNNNNNNNNNNNNNNNNNNNNNNNNNNNNNNNNNNNNNNNNNNNNNNNNNNNNNNNNNNNNNNNNNNNNNNNNNNNNNNNNNNNNNNNNNNNNNNNNNNNNNNNNNNNNNNNNNNNNNNNNNNNNNNNNNNNNNNNNNNNNNNNNNNNNNNNNNNNNNNNNNNNNNNNNNNNNNNNNNNNNNNNNNNNNNNNNNNNNNNNNNNNNNNNNNNNNNNNNNNNNNNNNNNNNNNNNNNNNNNNNNNNNNNNNNNNNNNNNNNNNNNNNNNNNNNNNNNNNNNNNNNNNNNNNNNNNNNNNNNNNNNNNNNNNNNNNNNNNNNNNNNNNNNNNNNNNNNNNNNNNNNNNNNNNNNNNNNNNNNNNNNNNNNNNNNNNNNNNNNNNNNNNNNNNNNNNNNNNNNNNNNNNNNNNNNNNNNNNNNNNNNNNNNNNNNNNNNNNNNNNNNNNNNNNNNNNNNNNNNNNNNNNNNNNNNNNNNNNNNNNNNNNNNNNNNNNNNNNNNNNNNNNNNNNNNNNNNNNNNNNNNNNNNNNNNNNNNNNNNNNNNNNNNNNNNNNNNNNNNNNNNNNNNNNNNNNNNNNNNNNNNNNNNNNNNNNNNNNNNNNNNNNNNNNNNNNNNNNNNNNNNNNNNNNNNNNNNNNNNNNNNNNNNNNNNNNNNNNNNNNNNNNNNNNNNNNNNNNNNNNNNNNNNNNNNNNNNNNNNNNNNNNNNNNNNNNNNNNNNNNNNNNNNNNNNNNNNNNNNNNNNNNNNNNNNNNNNNNNNNNNNNNNNNNNNNNNNNNNNNNNNNNNNNNNNNNNNNNNNNNNNNNNNNNNNNNNNNNNNNNNNNNNNNNNNNNNNNNNNNNNNNNNNNNNNNNNNNNNNNNNNNNNNNNNNNNNNNNNNNNNNNNNNNNNNNNNNNNNNNNNNNNNNNNNNNNNNNNNNNNNNNNNNNNNNNNNNNNNNNNNNNNNNNNNNNNNNNNNNNNNNNNNNNNNNNNNNNNNNNNNNNNNNNNNNNNNNNNNNNNNNNNNNNNNNNNNNNNNNNNNNNNNNNNNNNNNNNNNNNNNNNNNNNNNNNNNNNNNNNNNNNNNNNNNNNNNNNNNNNNNNNNNNNNNNNNNNNNNNNNNNNNNNNNNNNNNNNNNNNNNNNNNNNNNNNNNNNNNNNNNNNNNNNNNNNNNNNNNNNNNNNNNNNNNNNNNNNNNNNNNNNNNNNNNNNNNNNNNNNNNNNNNNNNNNNNNNNNNNNNNNNNNNNNNNNNNNNNNNNNNNNNNNNNNNNNNNNNNNNNNNNNNNNNNNNNNNNNNNNNNNNNNNNNNNNNNNNNNNNNNNNNNNNNNNNNNNNNNNNNNNNNNNNNNNNNNNNNNNNNNNNNNNNNNNNNNNNNNNNNNNNNNNNNNNNNNNNNNNNNNNNNNNNNNNNNNNNNNNNNNNNNNNNNNNNNNNNNNNNNNNNNNNNNNNNNNNNNNNNNNNNNNNNNNNNNNNNNNNNNNNNNNNNNNNNNNNNNNNNNNNNNNNNNNNNNNNNNNNNNNNNNNNNNNNNNNNNNNNNNNNNNNNNNNNNNNNNNNNNNNNNNNNNNNNNNNNNNNNNNNNNNNNNNNNNNNNNNNNNNNNNNNNNTCGATGTCATACCTTAAATTGGTGAGATAAGTTCCTTAGCATACATAAGGCTTCTCCAAGCACACAGAATCACAAACGAAAGTAACCCACCCAGAATCGTTAGCTTCTATGACTCTATGAACCATAAAAAATTTAGAATCAAAATCTTGGGTTTTTTTAGCTCATTGTGGAGAGAAAGTGAGAGATATGTTGTGTTTAGTTCACAAGAATGGAAAAAGAAGAAGGGTAAATCGATTTTGGGAGCATTAAGAGCTTCAAATTGGTTGTTCATGGTGGTTGTGGTATTGATGACAATGGCAATCTTGTAATTACTTGAAGATGATGAGGGTGAGAGAGTAAAGATGTCATTTTCGAAAAAAAAAAAGAAAAAAAAATTGATGGCATTTTCGTAAATTATATGAACTTGTGGGGTGAATAGGGCAAAACCAATTTTCAAAAAAAAAAGAGGTTAGTTTTGTGTTTGACTTTAAGTTGTAGGTCAGTTTTGCAAAAAGCCCAATTAATTATGGCTACATATTACTTTAGTAAATTTTATTGATATATGATTATGTGGATGCTATGATATTAAGTTTTTTTGATTAATTTCTTTTTGTTATTGAATTAAAATTTCAAAATGTTACACTACTTTTGATTTTTTACAAAACAATTTTTTTTGTGTTGCATTTCAAAAAACTTATTTTAACATCAAGGTTTTTATATTTTGTAAAATTTGGAGTATTATCATTTTGCATTTGAAATACTAGTTTTCAAAATTATATATTGGATTAAGAGAAATTAGAAAAATTACACAACTATTTTGTGTTTGAGAGATTTTGGGACGGGGTGTAGAATATATTGGATTATATGACGACTTTTAAATTTTTTTTGTTAATAAATTAATATATTATTTTATAAAAATATATGAATGGTGTGATTAGTGACAAAGGAAATGAGAATGAACATTTGATTCCTTATGGTTTCCATAAAAATACAATATTCATAAGGAATTAATTTTCTTTTCTGTTTCTTATCATTCTTTTTATTTATAGAGAATAACAAAAGAAAATTATTTCTCATTATTTTTGAAGAGGAACCATCATTCCTATTCATTCATTTAATTTTATTCTTTTTTATTTGTTTCTAGTGTTCCTCGAATGGTCACCAGTGACGTCCAAAATTTTTGGGACGGGGGTATAGAATATCAACAATGTATGGTATTGGGTATTGCTAAATGTGGAAGAACTTGTGCTTTTAAATCTTTTGAATTTTTCCTCTTTTGATTTTTGTACTCATCCAGTCATCCGCTTGTCGCTTTGAATAGATCAATCGAATATTTGACAAACAAAATAATGTCATAGTGACACCATTTCTTACGTGAAATTATTATTATTATCCAGATACTCAAATGCAAGTAATCCATTTTCTATGGTAAACATGCGAGCCGCAAGGACCGACGACTTTTATTCAAAAAATTCTTAACTCTAAATTTTGCTTGCTTTTTCTGTAATTTGTTTGAATTTTAATTTCGAAACCCTGCACATAACCGCTACATGTAATATAAATAAAATAGAAAACAATATTAAAACCCACCTTGTTTTTTTTTTTTTTTTTTTGGAACCCTACACATATTCCAGTCCACGTTTTCCCTTCAACTTTGATTATCCATATATTGGTGGCTTGTCGTGTGCAAAGGCTATCAAAGTAGTATATTTGATTCTCTTAGAATATCAGCATTCACAACGTTTTCGAAAAAAAAAAATATTAAAATAAACAAAACCAATGAACTTGCCTCTTGTGAATTCATTCTAGTGAACCCGGATCATGACTATAGTGCGGACCCCACGACACGTGACGGCCCGCGATTGATCCTATCAATAATATATATTTTTTTTTTAAACAAAAATCAAAAAAAAAATAAAAAAAAAAATGCTTTCACTAATGCTGATGGTCTTAACTACCAAGAAACTATCATAAACTCATAAAGTATACCTCGCGTTTTTCTTCTATAATTAATTTGTAAACATTATCATATAAGATAAACAATTATATAACTCACACAAGTGTATCTGGTGGAGGTGGTTAACCCGTTTATCTGAAGTTTTGTCAAAATAAACAAAAAGAAAAGAAGAAAATATCTCCAAGAACCAAGATATACATTAGACTTTTCAAAAAGAAACGTCACCTTCGAATAAAATAAATACGATAATTTTCGAGGAATAGTCACATGACATGGTGTCACGATCATCATCTTATTCATCTTATCTACTTCCTCTCGCTCTGTTTCGTACATGATGTTTTGATTGATCGCACAAAACTTAAGAAATCGGTGTTTCTTAAAAAAATAACTTTACAAATATAATTTAAAAATCACTTGACCAATTAAAAAAATAACTACTTCTAGTAAAATTAAAATAATATAAATATATAAAACTTCATCTATTTCGAAACAACCTATATTTTCTAAAACATTATCTATTATCAAAGGGAGAATGAGTATATAACAACCCCTCATGCGACTTTTCTCTCTTACACAACCCTTTACAGAGCACTATAAGGTGGAAAAGACGATACATATTCTAAATCATCCTTGTTCTTATCCTTACAAGACTAAGTAATGGGAAACCTTTTGTGTTGCGTGCTGGTGAAGCAATCAGATGTGGCGATCAAGGAGAGATTTGGCAAGTTTCAAAAAGTTCTTAATCCAGGTCTCCAGTTTGTGCCCTGGGTCATAGGTGATTATGTTGCCGGTCACCTCACTCTTCGTCTCCAACAACTCGATGTTCAATGCGAAACAAAGACAAAGGTAAGCAACTCTCAAAACATATATGTATACATATAATACACATATCTCCTTATAAAATATCATTATGTATCAGGACAATGTGTTTGTGACAGTGGTTGCATCCATACAATACAGAGTCTTGGTTGACAAGGCAAGTGATGCTTTCTACAGACTTAGCAATCCAACATCACAAATCAAAGCCTATGTCTTCGATGGTAACTACTCCTTCATCATCTTATTCTTCATTTCCCAGTAATTCTAAATTCTGATATTGGTTCTGTTTTTCTCAGTGATCAGAGCATGTGTACCAAAGCTGAACTTGGACGATGTGTTCGAGCAGAAGAATGAAATAGCAAAATCAGTGGAAGAAGAGCTAGACAAAGCCATGACTGCTTATGGTTACGAGATCCTTCAAACCCTTATCATCGACACCGAGCCTGACCAACAGGTTAAACGCGCCATGAACGAAATCAACGCCGGTAAGTCATATAATCTTTTCAATCTTAGAACCACAAAATAAAAGTTATGTCTCTGATCTTGAAATAAATCATTACAGCGGCGAGGATGAGAGTGGCGGCGAACGAGAAAGCAGAGGCGGAGAAAATCATTCAGATAAAGAAAGCAGAAGGTGAAGCTGAGTCCAAGTACCTATCTGGTCTCGGTATCGCTCGTCAGAGACAAGCTATCGTGGACGGTCTCAGAGACAGTGTTCTTGGTTTCGCCGGAAACGTGCCGGGGACGTCAGCTAAGGATGTGTTAGACATGGTGATGATGACCCAGTACTTTGACACCATGAGAGACATCGGAGCTCACTCCAAATCTTCGTCGGTGTTTATTCCTCACGGTCCCGGCGCCGTCGCTGACGTGGCAACACAGATTCGAAATGGATTACTGCAGGCCCACCAGACCAATGCCTAAAGGGCTCAGTCAACTATCTAAAAGTCGTCTTCCCCAGTAAATTATAATGGTATATATATATATATATATTTTTTTTTTCTTTTCTTTGTTATCGTGATTGTGGTTTTATATTTTCTTTTGCCAGATTTAATAATTGTGTCTGTCTCTGTGATTTTGTAAATATATTGCCAATTAAGTTTGTATAAAAATTAAAGATGTAAGTATAACTCTTATCTCTCACTGTATTTGGTTGTCAATCGAAATAATATACGTGTGTTATGGCCCAAGCTACATACACGTAGGTAGACCTTAGAAAAGTCAACTCATTCAGCTCTGGGTAATTTTCAGGCGGCCCACTTACTTAACACGAGCACAATTGAATATCCAATCTTATAATAAGTTCTCACCTACTTCACATAATAGAGTGAGAACATAAGATAGTGTTGAAGGAAAAAAAGAGCCCAGGAAAGTCTCGAAAACAAAATCGAGTGGAAGGAACAAAGTGCATAGCATATAAGTAGAAACAGAACTCAAAAGGATTTTAATGTTTCATCGTGTCAACAAGACAGACGACCTTTTTCAGCCGTTTTATTCTCTACAAATCCGACAAGAAAATGGGGGAAAGTTTTTAGCAGTAGCCATTAAAACCAACAAACCAAGCAGAGGAAAACAGAACCAAAGTCGGAAAAAAAAAAAACTATTCTTTGCTTGGCTCATATTCAAGGCTTGAGAGAGAGGGCCAATCCAACCTTCGCATTCTTGTCAATAGCCTTGGTGTCAACTTCTCCAGAGATTGTGAAGAAGGACCCGGGTGTCCACTGGTGCTGAATGAGTGCATTGGCAATCCCGGCACTGTTCACACGTGCCTTCACCGTGGTCAAGGGGTCAAGTGAATGCTGCGTTCCCACGGTTATGGTGTTGGTCTTGCTAGAGAACTTGTGGCTCACTTCTGCTCCAACCGCAGTGTTGAACAGCGGGTTAACAATATGATAGTATGAAGCGTTGACAGAATCTCCTTTGTCATTCCTAAACAAACAAGAAAAAGC
The DNA window shown above is from Brassica oleracea var. oleracea cultivar TO1000 chromosome C3, BOL, whole genome shotgun sequence and carries:
- the LOC106335495 gene encoding hypersensitive-induced response protein 3-like; its protein translation is MGNLLCCVLVKQSDVAIKERFGKFQKVLNPGLQFVPWVIGDYVAGHLTLRLQQLDVQCETKTKDNVFVTVVASIQYRVLVDKASDAFYRLSNPTSQIKAYVFDVIRACVPKLNLDDVFEQKNEIAKSVEEELDKAMTAYGYEILQTLIIDTEPDQQVKRAMNEINAAARMRVAANEKAEAEKIIQIKKAEGEAESKYLSGLGIARQRQAIVDGLRDSVLGFAGNVPGTSAKDVLDMVMMTQYFDTMRDIGAHSKSSSVFIPHGPGAVADVATQIRNGLLQAHQTNA